A genomic region of Deinococcus humi contains the following coding sequences:
- a CDS encoding tyrosine-type recombinase/integrase: MRGSTRTSLTKIAGRIAEAAGLGNVRFHDLQHTCASLMLSMGVPMEVVSEKLGHSRPSITGDISRHIYQEEHE; the protein is encoded by the coding sequence GTGCGCGGCTCTACCCGAACTTCGCTGACCAAGATCGCTGGGCGCATTGCTGAGGCCGCGGGGCTGGGGAACGTGCGCTTCCACGACCTGCAGCACACCTGCGCCTCGCTGATGCTCAGCATGGGCGTTCCGATGGAAGTGGTGAGCGAGAAGCTGGGGCACTCCCGGCCGAGTATCACCGGCGACATCTCCCGGCACATCTATCAGGAAGAGCATGAGTGA
- a CDS encoding potassium channel beta subunit family protein yields the protein MEYRRLGQSGLQVSALSFGAWVTFGTQLDVKGALELMSAAYDNGCNFFDNAEAYARGQAETIMGQALTKAGWRRDSYIVSSKVFGGSVENPAPTQRGLSRKHIYEACYQAIERLQCEYLDLYFCHRPDRTTPIEETVRAMTELIQRGDVLYWGTSEWSAQELMEAYAVARQYNLIPPTMEQPQYNMLTRYRVEVEYSRLYRPDTLGLGTTVWSPLASGLLTGKYNDVVPNDTRMHLPGYEWLKARLESEEGQTNLVKVRGLAKIADDLGVTLPKLALAWCLKNPNVSTVITGASKVTQVAENFSALEVLPQLTDEVMAAIDASLGNKETRLYGSSE from the coding sequence ATGGAATATCGTCGATTGGGCCAATCTGGTTTGCAGGTCAGTGCGCTGTCCTTTGGTGCCTGGGTGACGTTTGGCACGCAGTTAGATGTGAAAGGTGCTTTGGAGCTGATGTCCGCCGCCTATGACAATGGGTGTAACTTCTTTGATAACGCCGAGGCGTACGCCCGAGGCCAAGCGGAAACCATCATGGGCCAGGCCCTGACCAAGGCTGGCTGGCGGCGCGACAGCTACATCGTTTCAAGCAAAGTTTTCGGTGGATCGGTTGAAAACCCGGCTCCGACGCAGCGGGGACTTTCACGCAAGCACATTTACGAGGCGTGCTACCAGGCTATCGAACGCCTTCAGTGCGAATACCTGGATTTGTATTTTTGTCACCGCCCGGACCGCACCACCCCCATCGAAGAAACGGTGCGGGCCATGACCGAGTTGATCCAGCGCGGTGACGTTTTGTACTGGGGAACGAGTGAGTGGTCGGCGCAGGAATTGATGGAAGCTTACGCCGTCGCCCGCCAGTACAACCTGATTCCCCCGACCATGGAGCAGCCGCAATACAACATGCTCACCCGCTACCGGGTCGAGGTCGAGTACAGCCGCTTGTACCGCCCGGACACGCTTGGGTTGGGCACCACGGTCTGGTCGCCGCTGGCGAGTGGTCTTCTGACCGGCAAATACAACGATGTGGTTCCGAATGACACCCGTATGCACTTGCCCGGTTACGAGTGGTTGAAAGCCAGGCTCGAGAGTGAAGAAGGCCAAACCAACTTGGTCAAAGTCCGGGGCCTCGCCAAGATTGCCGACGATTTGGGCGTGACCTTGCCGAAGCTCGCCTTGGCTTGGTGCCTCAAGAACCCGAATGTGAGCACCGTGATTACGGGCGCCTCCAAAGTCACGCAAGTGGCGGAGAATTTTTCCGCACTCGAGGTGCTTCCCCAGCTCACCGACGAAGTAATGGCGGCCATCGATGCGTCACTGGGCAATAAGGAAACCCGTTTATATGGCTCGAGCGAGTAA